CCCCTGTATTGGTGGACCCCTGAAATCGCGGAGCTTCGCGCCCGCTGCGTTTGCGCTCGCTGAGCGTTGCAGAGGGTAAGCCGCAGACGGATTCGTGACGAAGACGAGATCTCCCGCCGTTATGAAGAGTACAGAGACACTCGATGTACCTTACAGCAGGAGATCAACGTCGCGAGAGCCCGGTCCTGGATGGATCTTGTTGAGGCAGTAGATTCCGACCCGTGGGGCGGCCTTACCGTATCGATATGGGAAAGTTACGCCCCTGGGCCCCTCACTGACCGCCAACATGGATCCCGGAGTTGCTTGCCGATGTCATCGGGACATTGTTCCCACGGCAGGATGACATCGTGAGAGAGTCACGGTCATCCTCCATTCGGTCATCGGAGTGGCCATGACCGAAGGAGAGCTCTCGGTAGCGATGAAGGGGATGATCTCTCGCGATGTGGCAGTGGGTCCGGACGGGATCCCATGCCGGGTTTGGTGGAATCATGAACATCTTGGCTCCCCGTCTGCGGCATCTATACACCACATATCTGTCAACCCTCGGATATGGAGGACAGCTGGGCTGGTCCTACTGCGGAAGGAGTGCCGTCCGTCTGACTCATCATACGCGTATCGGCCGGTGTGCCTTCTGGACGAAGTGGGCAAGCCTTTTGGGAGAATAGTTGCCGCTCGTTTGGAGATCCATATGTCGGAGAGGGTGCCCGGTTGGCACGACAGCCAGTATGGCCTTCAGCGGGGCCGCTCGACCGTGGACGCAGTGAATCGCGTGAGGCCCATGGTGGAGGCCATGTTTTCCCGGACTGGTGTGGCGTTGGCTGCGTCCTTGGACATCACCAAcgcgttcaacgttataccatGGAAGCAGATAGTGGGGGCCCTAGAACACTTCGAGGTGCCTCCCTAACTTGTCCGGGTCATCCGGGCCCATCTGGATGACAGGTGGGTCGAGTACACCGGCAGATATGGCGAAGAGGGAAGGCCCGTCGAGCTAGGTGTTCCACAGGGTTCCATTTTGGGCCCTATCCTCTGGATCATCGCTTACGACGCGGTCTTTCGTTGTCCCCTGCCCCCGGGCACAGGCATGGTGTGTTATGCTGACAACACGTTGGTCCAAACTTGGACGTTGGTGGTACGAGATGCTGCGCCTTGCCGAGGTCACGGTGGCGTGTACTATCCAGCCAGTGAGGAGGTGGGCTTGAGCGTATCCTCCGCCAAGTCCGAAGCCATTTCATTTTACGACCCTTGCGGAGAACACCTCCGCCCGGCCTTTGCATGGACATTGCTGGAGAGAATGGAGAGGCTCCGGGTGGGGCTCCAGATGAGATATTTGGGCCTCACCATCGACAGACTGTGGACGTTCGAGCTCGTGGTCCCTAAAGTAGCGGCCGCAGCCAACGTCTTGTGCGGCGGGGCCGGAGTCAGAGTTCGTCGTCTGTACGAAGGAGTTATTCGAACCCGTGTTCTTTACGGTGCCCCAGTGTGGGCGTAAGATCTGATGACGAACCGTCGCAGTCTACTCCTGTTGAGGAGGCTGCACAGGACGCCCGCTATCACGATTGTTAGAGGATATCGAACCATATTCTATTTGTCGGCGTCTGTCCTGGTGGCTTTCCCTCCCTTCGAGCTTCAGGCCTTGGCGTTCCGACGGGTGTATCAGCACCTAAGGGTCTGGGCTCGAGCGGGCCTACTCCCCCTGTCGCCAGACAAGTGACCTCGGACGTCCGTGAAGGGGCGAGGATGGAGACCTGGGAGCGGTGGCTCTCCAATGACCTCGTCGAGGATGCGGTGCGGACTCACCGTGTTGTGAAAGCTGTTCTCCCTAATTAGGAGGCATGGAGGGACCGTGGTGGGCTCCCGCTGACCTTCAGGACGACGCAGGTGCTCACCGGATATGGAGCATTCGGGGAATACCTGCTAAGGATTCGGCGGGTGACGCACACTTGTCATCAGTGTCAGGAAGAGCAGCACACGTGGCAACACACGTTGGAATTCTGTCCAGCGTGGGCAGATCCGTACCGTGTACTGCAGCTCGCCTCTTGTGAGAGTTTGGCCCCCTCGGCGATCGCCCACGCAATGCTGTGGGGGCAACAGAAGTACCTTGCCTTCCGCTCCTTCTACGAGCAAGTGAAGGGTATGTTCGCGAAGGAGTTGGCGGAGAGAGTCAGGAAGCGACAGCGTCACCCGTCCAGAATCCAGCACCGTAGGGGTCGTCACGCGGAAGGAGTTTCTGAACCTCCTCATACTTGCACGACGGCCCCTAGTCCGTGGTGTTAGGAGGCGTAGTCCCTCCTGGCGGTCAAATCGACCGGAAAGGAGTGCTCCGGCAGTAATTCGAAAGAGGCGCCGGAACAATCCTGCCGAACGTCAGGATGGTCACCGTGGGGTTTTGAGTCAGACATTACCCCGTCGCCTTCTAGAGGGCGACGGAGTGTCCGTGACGATTTCcccacgtaaaaaaaaaggtatttaacttttcttgtttgtgttatatGCGTGGCATTCAATTGTATATTTGGAGGTTTACGTTTCCTTCGTGTAAATGTAATGTGGTTACATTTACTGggatttgcttttatttgtttatcttgtagccatttttctatttttgtgatgtgctctcgtagtaatgtgactgctgtttttGGATTAGTGTGTCTAACTAGTACGGTTCAGTCGTcggcgaatgtcagtattttgctgtTGGTAGGTGTTGGTATGTCGGCCGTttataatgtgtataatattggGTCCaagacgcttccttgcggtagTCCTGCCTTGATATCTTTTACTTCAGAATatacatcttttatttttattacaaaggTTCTGTTGCTTGAGTATGATTTGTGTGAGTGGTGGATTTGTTCCGGGATGTGCCTTTTATTGTTTGTAAGAGGCTTTCATGGTTCACTTTATCAAATGTAggaacgttattttattagattgtAGGTAACAGTATGATAAACACAATATCATTTGCACTCACAcaaaatcgaatataatacCCAGTTTCGCGTGTTCGTTTCTCACTACTTCTACGACACAACAACACAACGATCTACATACGaccacgataaattcaactctGACAGCTTTTACCATGCTCATTTTTCCCTTAACATACCTTGGTAACGCTCACAACACTCATTGACAACATTAACATATCTTGACAACGCTACACATAGTGATGATTATTCCTTCTCGTCGATAAGATCGCACAAGAGAATAaatttccgtcacgatgatgctgcagaggaaaactatgtgtcgtgtgtctaaggacacgagatcgTCGGATTCGTGaagcgatgccttcgttcggaatgttagggaaattgacgttgctgttaattggtcaatctCCGTGTTGGTGGTTAGAGAAGGATGCTAGCGGTCCTTGAGGGAAAATTGCTAacgggaagcgtcgttcgtgagaaaaataggtttcccctatctcCCCTCAGTTGGggcaaagactgtttgtctgtttgaaggactttagttaactaaatcttaagatttataacgggttctcaggctagctgaatatgtactgtggagatgcatcgacatctggtaattATCTTACCCAGAGaatagggtctgcgtgtggcgagccacgggacagaaaccgttggaatgtttactgtcgagtgctgctacaactatttctcttcaaggagagctataccATTACTCAatacctttgttagacaaaacgttcatccctagaccgcggctacgtttggcgactgattgtcaccttgagcccaagctcattattacaaatctcgaacaactACAATCTGAATGACGACagttgcttaattacggctatggtagaatctagattaatGTGTTaagggattttcccaaaattccaaaggggAGGCTTCGGTGCCCTTTCACCTCCGACATATATGTACTAAAGTAAGAACATCTTGAATTCTCAATGCACATATAAAGCGATTTTATTGTCAGTATATgcatgaattttgaaattgcattaaattctttcaatatttatatattttttaaaaaatgttttaatttgaaCTGTAATCtcctaataatttttcactaaaatacttttttttctaatcaCTAGTTTATTAATAAGACGAATAGACGAAtagatacaaaattacatacaCTATGATCAGTATCATTAATATTGAGAAAAGCGTATTTTTAATCAGATATCACAAAATATAACACTTTTCAGTTTTATCACTATCctttttttacaaacaaaGAAATACAGTGAAGATGTTGTGTCTTGTATTTAGTAATTTAGTAATCTAACTAAAATTTAGTAATCATATTTTATGactaatgttaaataatatttatgagaaattaatacataacaaCACATCCATACATCgaaatataagtaaaatttttgttttttgatGATATAAAGAGTATCATGAAGTAGAAATTCTGGAATTAGGTATCATCACTATCACTTTTTTGCTGCTCTTGAGGTTCTTCTTCCATTGGGGGAACAGTGTccatatttctatcaaaataatgAGAATTCAAACCTGGCAACCACTGATGTATGAACCACCAATGCACAAATAATCTACTATGATTACATTCTGCTCTTTCGCATCTACcaagaaactgaaaaatgcCAGTGACACCTCCGCTCTGATTTCTAATGCAGGAATTGTCACACGTATGTTGACGTTCTGTTGAACGATTAACTGAACAAACAGAAGAATGCTCAGTGGAAGAATTATGCGAAGAAAACATAGATCTAATGTTTGATGTACTaggtttattatttaataatgtactAGATGTTGACGCATTTGACGTCGAAGCGCCAGGATTTACGTTATTGAATAGATTTCCTCCACCAGTTGTACTTCCAAGAGCTGAAACACAGGGTCTACCAATATGAACTGTAGCGTAAAGTGAATTATTAACTCATGGACTATCTCTACTAATCCAATCAAGATATTTGCTAAATTGCGCAGCAGAGTTAGAATTGGGTAAAACTTTCCCCCTGCAAGAACAATTATTAGGATTTCTACAATGACATTCCGTCCTCGATGATTCAGCAGGTCGACAAGATGTAACAGGCAGTTTTACATAAAAGTATTCACCACAGTAAAAGGGGCATTGACAATTCCTTGGTAACTGATATATGTAATGTCTAGAATTATTTCCAAATGCATCTTGATAACGTAATCTATTATGCAAGTTATGGCAATGATGACACAAATATCTTGTATCTATATGTCTACAAAATGAACACATGCAGATATAACCAAGTGGATAAATGGCACGTCCAGTTGACGCATATGCAATATTTTCTGTCGAAAACAGTTACGACCTAGCCTACCTAATATATTCTGACAAAATTGATTAGATAATCGTGATGAATCTAGATAAAATTGTCTTGGATGATCATACTGATTTCTAGCTTCCATGTCGTTTAAAAAAACTTGGAAtataatgatttaaaatatgttatttataacaataaagaTACGTTCTACTACCACAAGAATACCGTTCTTAATAAATTGTCACATTTACTACACTTCGAGTTACCTCTAATATCTTGAATAAGTCGTACGATTGATCAATAAGCTATGAATCATTATACAGATTCAGTTTTTCTTCATCTATCTATctgaatattataacaaatactttatattgaatattttattaaaaaactgtAAGTTTTTCATAAACGCTTCAAAATTCAAAGTCTATTGATCAATTCCtctattctttctctttctcctcactaaaatagataaattctTAATGCAGTTTATggagttttttcttttttcttctttttaaaagtaaatcgCATTTATCatctgatatattttttgtagtaaTTTCTGTCTGtacatttccttcttttcctctacttctttttctcctttccatTTTGAGAGACACTCATTTCCCAAAGGGACAGACAGAGAGCAACATCAGAGATAGACAAGTCCATAGAAGAAagagtaattatttaaaacattgaagatTGACGGAGAAAGATGGGTAGCTCAGgacgttgaaaatcgattctcgataTTCAGGTAGATACTGCACGaaacttgttatttattgtttattgttattaattggttgctgtttatttaattattactgttattaattgttgttaattattaattgttacttACTCCTGTATTTCATTTAGGTATTAAATAACACAATGAACTCGATTTTCAGACTTCATAATCGATCCTCTGAATTACCACGTGATTAACGATCttacatatacagggtggttggtaactggtggtacaagcggaaagggcgtgattctacgcgaaaaaagaagtcgaaaatatagaataaaaatttttcgtttgaggctttgttttcgagaaaatcgactttgaatagTATTGTTCCAAGCTTTTTCtttgcacgtggagaaatcctcatggacactccgctgccgctaACCGTGgcagcagagtagtgtcggacttctaccgactaaaactccacgttggCCATCCTACGTGTATGACAGGGGGTGCTCCCGGAACCTCGGATGAACTACTTCTGTTGCATCCCCTGCCGCGTTCTCTCTTCGAGCCAGTCCTGAA
This DNA window, taken from Bombus pyrosoma isolate SC7728 linkage group LG6, ASM1482585v1, whole genome shotgun sequence, encodes the following:
- the LOC122568407 gene encoding uncharacterized protein LOC122568407, encoding MVCYADNTLVQTWTLVVRDAAPCRGHGGVYYPASEEVGLSVSSAKSEAISFYDPCGEHLRPAFAWTLLERMERLRVGLQMRYLGLTIDRLWTFELVVPKVAAAANVLCGGAGVREAWRDRGGLPLTFRTTQVLTGYGAFGEYLLRIRRVTHTCHQCQEEQHTWQHTLEFCPAWADPYRVLQLASCESLAPSAIAHAMLWGQQKYLAFRSFYEQVKGMFAKELAERVRKRQRHPSRIQHRRGRHAEGVSEPPHTCTTAPSPWC